In a single window of the Methylococcus sp. Mc7 genome:
- a CDS encoding nucleotidyl transferase AbiEii/AbiGii toxin family protein, with product MSSRNTAASVRARLLAKARTDKLDFNLVLTRYALERLLYRLSVSAHADHFLLKGALLFDLWFDIPHRPTRGADLLGFGSAEIPQVEAAFRDICAVELDDGIRFQADSVHAEEIRKEANYSGVRVTLIGLLDGARCHVQVDVGFGDAVTPGPEAVDYPVMLPDMPAPRLRAYPRYTVVAEKLEALVSLGIANSRMKDYFDLWILSRYTDFDGALLCKAIHATFERRRTPLPEGVPFGLSDEFAEDRQKQTQWQAFLRKNALVELQLSEVVAGLRAFLSLPLDALQQGAAFPQTWLAGNGWTSSSEESSR from the coding sequence GTGAGCAGCCGGAACACCGCCGCCTCGGTCCGTGCACGACTGCTCGCCAAGGCCCGCACCGACAAGCTGGACTTCAACCTCGTCCTCACCCGCTACGCCCTGGAGCGGCTCCTGTATCGCCTGAGTGTTTCCGCTCATGCGGATCACTTCCTGCTCAAGGGCGCCTTGCTGTTCGATCTGTGGTTCGACATCCCGCATCGTCCGACACGCGGCGCTGACCTGCTGGGCTTCGGCTCGGCCGAGATCCCGCAAGTCGAGGCGGCGTTCCGGGATATCTGTGCGGTGGAACTGGACGACGGCATACGCTTTCAAGCCGACTCGGTACACGCGGAGGAGATCCGCAAGGAAGCCAACTACTCCGGTGTCCGGGTCACGCTGATCGGACTGTTGGACGGTGCACGATGCCACGTGCAGGTCGACGTGGGTTTCGGCGACGCCGTGACGCCCGGCCCCGAGGCCGTCGACTACCCGGTGATGCTGCCGGACATGCCAGCCCCAAGGCTGCGCGCCTACCCCCGCTACACGGTTGTCGCCGAGAAGCTGGAGGCACTGGTGTCGCTCGGCATCGCCAACAGCCGCATGAAGGATTACTTCGATCTCTGGATCTTGTCGCGCTACACCGACTTCGACGGCGCGCTCCTGTGCAAGGCGATCCACGCCACCTTCGAGCGCCGCAGGACGCCGTTGCCGGAAGGCGTCCCTTTCGGCTTGAGCGACGAGTTTGCTGAGGACCGACAGAAGCAGACCCAGTGGCAGGCATTCCTGAGGAAGAACGCCTTGGTCGAGCTTCAGCTTTCCGAGGTCGTTGCCGGTCTGCGTGCCTTCCTGTCACTCCCGCTGGACGCGCTCCAGCAAGGTGCTGCATTTCCGCAAACATGGCTTGCCGGGAATGGGTGGACGTCGAGCAGCGAGGAATCCAGCCGATGA
- a CDS encoding SRPBCC family protein: MELHMKATLPLRAALTANAVFSLSSALLMLLVPEVVGRWLGIQAPGIFQLLAVGLVVFAAELIYQATRRRIATWRALLASATDFTWVVASIVLLSVFPRLFSPSGDLLVLAVAGAVFVFGAWQLWAAGHTHRTGEGGTYRHCIVVETNAPAQDLWQIVGSLGDIMRYMPSLKRSAVLDGKSPGVGAVRTCEDRAGKRWSEECTAYDPGRSFDVRFRTEAPDFPFPASVMRGGWKIMPSAAGSQVMVWWELTPKPRLLAPLILPLLALNADREFPRIIQRMAATAVGNAGGAQPPSNARVAARLVPTVC; encoded by the coding sequence ATGGAACTGCACATGAAAGCCACTTTGCCGCTGCGTGCGGCGTTGACGGCAAACGCCGTCTTTTCGCTGTCATCCGCGCTGCTGATGCTGCTCGTCCCCGAGGTGGTAGGCCGGTGGCTGGGGATTCAGGCGCCCGGCATCTTTCAGCTCCTCGCCGTCGGACTGGTCGTCTTCGCGGCGGAGTTAATCTATCAGGCCACCCGTCGCCGGATCGCTACCTGGCGGGCGCTCCTGGCCAGCGCCACCGATTTCACCTGGGTCGTCGCCTCGATCGTCCTCTTGAGTGTCTTTCCCCGGCTCTTTTCGCCTTCGGGCGATCTTCTGGTGCTCGCCGTGGCCGGGGCGGTATTCGTCTTCGGCGCCTGGCAGCTTTGGGCGGCCGGACACACCCACCGGACCGGCGAAGGCGGCACGTATCGCCATTGCATCGTCGTCGAGACCAACGCACCGGCCCAAGACCTATGGCAGATCGTCGGCAGCCTTGGCGACATCATGCGTTACATGCCGTCCCTGAAGCGCTCCGCCGTCCTGGACGGGAAATCGCCCGGCGTGGGGGCGGTCCGGACTTGTGAAGACCGCGCCGGCAAGCGATGGTCGGAGGAATGCACCGCTTACGATCCCGGCCGCAGCTTCGACGTGCGCTTTCGGACCGAGGCGCCGGACTTTCCGTTTCCGGCCAGCGTCATGCGCGGCGGCTGGAAGATCATGCCGTCGGCCGCAGGCTCCCAGGTCATGGTGTGGTGGGAATTGACGCCGAAGCCCCGCCTGCTCGCACCGCTGATTCTTCCTTTGCTTGCGCTCAATGCCGACCGCGAGTTTCCGAGGATCATTCAGCGCATGGCCGCCACTGCCGTCGGAAATGCCGGCGGCGCGCAACCGCCGTCGAATGCCAGGGTGGCGGCCCGCCTTGTGCCGACCGTTTGCTAA
- a CDS encoding DUF4440 domain-containing protein — MDKHEVIDAIELADQAINRRDMAALMDFYEEDATLVIEPGRCAYGKEQIAQAFGAIFEYFNQSLSVSQRDFHVIEGGGVALVVCKLSLSAQGMDTSRVSMERKPTYIFRKSMDGKWRCLIDNSYGVDL, encoded by the coding sequence ATGGACAAGCACGAAGTAATTGATGCCATCGAACTGGCTGACCAAGCCATCAACCGGCGCGACATGGCCGCGCTCATGGATTTCTATGAGGAAGACGCGACGCTCGTCATCGAGCCGGGGCGGTGCGCATATGGCAAGGAGCAAATCGCCCAGGCATTCGGCGCAATATTTGAATACTTCAACCAGAGCCTGTCCGTTAGCCAGCGCGATTTTCATGTCATCGAGGGCGGCGGGGTCGCCTTGGTGGTGTGCAAGCTCAGCCTGTCGGCGCAAGGGATGGACACGTCCAGGGTTTCGATGGAAAGAAAGCCGACCTACATCTTCAGGAAATCCATGGACGGGAAGTGGCGATGCTTGATCGACAACTCGTATGGTGTCGATCTGTGA
- a CDS encoding DUF2793 domain-containing protein encodes MALNDPNLGLAYGWAQGEHNWNGGMDANLKRLGAVVGLSVKDRGLATPPATPVDGDRYIVPAAATGAWAGRTDQVAVRVAGAWEYHVPKIGWTCFIEDEGVLSVYKATGWSPGIAV; translated from the coding sequence ATGGCTTTGAATGACCCGAACCTCGGCCTCGCCTACGGCTGGGCCCAGGGCGAACACAACTGGAACGGCGGCATGGACGCCAACCTGAAGCGCCTCGGCGCTGTGGTCGGCCTGTCGGTCAAGGACCGCGGCCTCGCCACTCCACCCGCGACACCCGTGGACGGCGATCGCTACATCGTCCCGGCAGCCGCCACCGGCGCCTGGGCGGGCCGCACCGACCAGGTCGCGGTGCGCGTCGCGGGCGCCTGGGAGTACCACGTCCCCAAGATCGGCTGGACCTGCTTCATCGAGGACGAGGGCGTGCTCTCCGTCTACAAAGCGACCGGCTGGAGCCCCGGCATCGCCGTCTGA
- the istA gene encoding IS21 family transposase, whose product MTIAQELEAQILRYHHVEHWRIGTIATQLGVHRTTVQRVLAQAGLPARVAQPRASAVDPYVPFIRETLEKFPTLTASRLHAMVRERGYPGGADHFRHLIALHRPRPKAEAYLRLRTLPGEQAQVDWGHFGYLTLGRARRPLMAFVMVLSYSRCLFLRFFLDARMENFLRGHVAAFQAFNGVARVLLYDNLKSAVLERQGEAIRFHPTLLALAGHYRFEPRPVAVARGNEKGRVERAIRYVRDHFFAARTFADLADLNAQASAWCRGSAAERRWPEDRSRKVGEVFAEEQPRLIGLPDNPFPTEERTEVKAGKTPYIRFDLNDYSIPHTHVRRLLTVMADPERVRVLDGVAVIASHPRSYDRGAQIEEPAHLERLVTEKREARQHRDTDRLTKTVPASPLLLTQAAERGGRLGALTRELLALWERYGADELQAAIEIALERGVPHPNAVRLALEQRREARQLPPPLAVPLSPAAQQRDVPVRPHGLDGYDQLVDGRDSSDVLQGEGGHDR is encoded by the coding sequence ATGACCATCGCGCAAGAACTGGAGGCTCAAATCCTCCGTTACCATCACGTCGAACACTGGCGAATCGGCACCATCGCCACCCAGTTGGGGGTACATCGCACCACGGTGCAACGGGTGCTGGCCCAAGCCGGCCTGCCCGCCCGGGTGGCCCAGCCTCGGGCCTCCGCCGTGGATCCCTATGTGCCCTTCATCCGGGAAACCCTGGAGAAGTTTCCCACCCTGACCGCCAGCCGGCTCCATGCCATGGTGCGCGAGCGCGGCTATCCAGGCGGGGCGGACCATTTCCGCCATCTCATCGCCCTGCATCGGCCCAGACCCAAGGCGGAAGCTTACCTGCGGCTGCGGACCCTGCCGGGGGAGCAGGCCCAAGTGGACTGGGGCCATTTCGGTTATCTGACCCTCGGCCGGGCCCGGCGGCCACTCATGGCCTTCGTGATGGTGCTGTCCTACTCCCGTTGCCTCTTTCTGCGCTTCTTCCTGGACGCCCGCATGGAGAACTTCCTGCGCGGCCACGTGGCGGCCTTCCAGGCGTTCAACGGCGTGGCCAGAGTCCTGCTGTACGATAATTTGAAGAGCGCCGTGCTGGAGCGCCAGGGGGAGGCGATCCGCTTCCATCCCACCTTGCTGGCCCTGGCCGGGCATTACCGGTTCGAACCGCGGCCGGTGGCGGTGGCCCGTGGCAACGAGAAGGGCCGGGTGGAACGGGCCATCCGTTATGTTCGCGACCACTTCTTCGCCGCCCGGACCTTTGCCGATCTGGCCGATCTGAACGCGCAGGCCTCGGCCTGGTGCCGGGGCTCTGCCGCCGAAAGACGCTGGCCCGAAGACCGCAGTCGCAAGGTCGGCGAGGTTTTCGCCGAGGAGCAGCCCCGGCTGATCGGCTTGCCGGACAATCCCTTTCCCACCGAGGAGCGGACCGAGGTGAAAGCCGGCAAGACGCCTTACATCCGCTTCGATCTCAACGACTACTCCATTCCTCACACCCACGTCCGGCGGCTGTTGACCGTGATGGCCGATCCCGAGCGGGTACGGGTACTGGACGGGGTGGCGGTCATCGCCAGCCATCCCCGCAGTTACGACCGCGGCGCTCAGATCGAGGAGCCCGCCCATCTCGAACGGCTCGTGACCGAAAAGCGCGAGGCCCGCCAGCATCGGGATACCGATCGGCTGACGAAAACCGTTCCCGCCAGCCCGTTGCTGCTGACCCAAGCGGCCGAACGCGGCGGCCGTCTCGGCGCCCTCACCCGCGAGTTGCTGGCTCTGTGGGAGCGCTATGGGGCCGATGAGCTCCAGGCCGCCATCGAGATCGCCCTCGAACGCGGCGTCCCTCATCCCAACGCCGTGCGCCTGGCCCTGGAACAGCGCCGCGAAGCCCGCCAACTCCCACCCCCCCTGGCCGTTCCCCTGTCACCCGCCGCACAACAACGGGATGTCCCGGTTCGACCCCATGGCCTCGACGGTTACGACCAATTGGTGGACGGTCGCGACTCAAGCGACGTTTTGCAAGGGGAGGGCGGCCATGATCGATGA
- a CDS encoding NmrA family NAD(P)-binding protein: MRILEDFVFEHLAPHGIRHIAPVSLAMASGQVAEVYREMGRDFMLAPPLTVHSPIPELLAGVWAAARESLICRPAGRVAREAIAASVSRINDCPYCVDVHSMMLDGAGEHGLAAAAANHGVYGDVDAGIARIMAWAAATRTPDSPLLATPPFWAEDIPQMFGTAVMFHYINRITNVFLDKSPLPFPSGRSTKRIAGSLLASRIVKVSASPDQARRLPDTAQLPADFGWTASNRVVAGAFAQMAAAVESAGQAAVPLSVRKQLHERLREWRGADPGLSRAWVEAAVEDIDPSERAAARLVLLTAFASYQVDDGVIEAFRATGDGDARLVATVAWASFCAARKVAPCPFQPAMPIHREENIVVKPKILITGATGKTGAATVKQLLERGYPVRALVRRADERSSALKRLGAEIQIGSLHDIDDVRLALEGVQRAYFCAPLLRDGLSASAVFAAAADECHLEIVVALSQWLADPRHPSIHTRETWLADKMLSWMPNVDLVTVNPGWFADNYMAALEPIAQFGMMPMPLGEGLNAPPSNEDIARVIVGALTKPAAHVGKTYRPTGPALLSPPDIAATFAKVLGRPVKYIDAPVGMFTKVARVLGFPDFTTAQVLWYFEDYKRNAFAMGAPTQAVQEVTGQEPEGFEAIVRRYVRQSPLVERRPASLARAMVTMMKIVFTPALNADHYARTHDFPVLARNSLAVASSRWLTTHAPDTGALPRC; the protein is encoded by the coding sequence ATGCGCATTCTGGAAGATTTCGTGTTCGAGCACTTGGCGCCCCATGGCATCCGCCATATTGCGCCGGTCAGCTTGGCAATGGCTTCCGGACAGGTCGCCGAGGTGTACCGCGAGATGGGGCGCGACTTCATGCTCGCTCCTCCATTAACGGTCCACTCGCCGATCCCGGAACTGCTCGCCGGCGTCTGGGCGGCCGCACGTGAATCGCTGATCTGTAGACCCGCCGGCCGCGTCGCGCGTGAAGCGATCGCCGCATCTGTGTCGCGCATCAACGACTGTCCATATTGCGTGGACGTACACAGCATGATGCTTGACGGCGCCGGCGAGCACGGCTTGGCCGCCGCGGCGGCGAACCACGGTGTTTACGGCGACGTCGATGCAGGCATCGCGAGGATCATGGCGTGGGCTGCCGCCACGCGAACGCCGGATTCGCCGCTGCTGGCCACTCCTCCTTTTTGGGCCGAGGATATTCCGCAGATGTTTGGAACGGCGGTGATGTTCCATTACATCAACCGCATCACCAACGTCTTCCTGGACAAGTCCCCGTTACCGTTTCCGTCAGGCCGCTCGACAAAGCGCATCGCCGGTTCGCTGCTGGCGTCGCGGATCGTCAAGGTTTCAGCTTCGCCAGACCAAGCACGGCGATTACCCGACACCGCCCAATTGCCTGCGGACTTTGGCTGGACGGCTTCCAATCGGGTGGTGGCCGGAGCCTTTGCGCAAATGGCCGCCGCCGTCGAATCGGCCGGCCAAGCCGCCGTGCCGCTATCTGTTCGCAAGCAGTTGCACGAGCGACTCAGAGAATGGCGCGGCGCCGACCCTGGGCTCAGCCGCGCATGGGTCGAAGCCGCCGTGGAGGATATAGATCCAAGCGAGCGGGCCGCAGCGCGACTCGTCTTGCTAACGGCGTTCGCGTCGTACCAAGTGGACGATGGCGTGATCGAGGCATTCCGCGCGACCGGTGACGGAGACGCGAGACTAGTCGCCACTGTCGCCTGGGCGAGCTTCTGCGCCGCCCGCAAGGTGGCCCCATGCCCATTCCAACCCGCAATGCCAATCCATCGTGAGGAGAACATCGTGGTCAAACCCAAAATCCTGATCACCGGCGCGACCGGCAAGACCGGCGCCGCAACCGTCAAACAGCTCCTGGAACGCGGCTATCCGGTGCGTGCCCTGGTGCGTCGCGCCGACGAGCGCAGCAGCGCGCTGAAGAGACTGGGGGCCGAAATCCAGATCGGCAGCCTGCACGACATCGACGATGTACGCCTCGCACTAGAAGGCGTGCAACGGGCCTATTTCTGCGCCCCGCTGCTACGCGACGGATTGAGTGCCAGCGCCGTCTTTGCGGCCGCGGCGGATGAGTGCCACCTCGAAATCGTGGTGGCCTTGAGCCAGTGGCTCGCCGATCCGCGCCACCCATCGATCCATACGCGCGAGACCTGGTTGGCTGACAAAATGCTCTCCTGGATGCCCAATGTTGACCTCGTCACGGTCAACCCCGGCTGGTTTGCCGACAACTATATGGCCGCGCTGGAACCGATCGCGCAATTCGGGATGATGCCGATGCCGTTGGGGGAGGGCTTAAACGCACCGCCATCGAACGAGGACATCGCGCGGGTCATCGTCGGTGCCCTGACCAAGCCGGCCGCGCATGTCGGAAAGACATATCGCCCGACCGGCCCGGCGCTGCTGTCGCCGCCGGACATCGCGGCGACCTTTGCCAAGGTGCTCGGCAGGCCCGTCAAGTACATCGACGCGCCAGTCGGCATGTTCACCAAGGTCGCGCGGGTGCTTGGCTTTCCGGATTTCACGACCGCCCAGGTGCTTTGGTATTTCGAGGATTACAAACGGAACGCCTTTGCCATGGGAGCACCAACGCAGGCGGTGCAGGAAGTCACCGGCCAAGAGCCGGAAGGATTCGAGGCCATCGTTCGCCGCTATGTCAGACAATCCCCCTTGGTCGAGAGGCGCCCGGCATCCCTGGCTCGTGCGATGGTTACGATGATGAAGATCGTTTTCACGCCGGCGCTCAACGCGGATCACTACGCGCGCACCCATGACTTCCCGGTCCTTGCCAGGAATTCCCTGGCGGTGGCGTCAAGCCGGTGGTTAACCACGCACGCTCCCGATACCGGGGCATTGCCGAGATGCTGA
- a CDS encoding type IV toxin-antitoxin system AbiEi family antitoxin domain-containing protein — translation MESQHDAILDLARAQGLLRPRDLTALGLPRVALTRLVRRGQLVRVGRGLYALPDRPVSEHASFAEVARKHPQGIVCLLSALRFHNLTTQSPFEVWLAIPNKARAPRMDYPPLRIVRFSGPALTEGIEAHMIDGVPVRITGVAKTVADCFKYRNKIGLDVALEALRDAWKGKRVGMDELWQFAKLCRVANVMRPYLESLT, via the coding sequence ATGGAAAGCCAGCATGATGCCATCCTAGATCTAGCCCGGGCCCAAGGGCTCCTCCGCCCGCGTGATCTGACAGCCCTGGGGCTACCCCGAGTCGCCTTGACGCGACTGGTTCGCCGTGGGCAATTGGTTCGCGTGGGGCGTGGGCTATATGCGCTACCCGACCGGCCGGTGTCCGAGCATGCATCGTTCGCCGAGGTTGCGCGCAAACACCCTCAAGGGATCGTGTGCCTGCTCTCGGCGCTGCGTTTCCACAATCTCACCACCCAGTCGCCCTTCGAGGTCTGGCTCGCCATACCCAACAAGGCCCGCGCGCCGCGGATGGACTACCCGCCGCTGAGGATCGTCCGGTTTTCCGGTCCCGCGCTGACTGAAGGCATCGAAGCGCACATGATCGATGGTGTTCCAGTGCGCATTACCGGGGTGGCAAAGACAGTGGCCGACTGCTTCAAGTATCGCAACAAGATCGGTCTGGATGTCGCGCTGGAGGCGCTGCGTGATGCCTGGAAAGGAAAGCGCGTCGGCATGGACGAACTGTGGCAGTTTGCCAAGCTGTGCCGGGTGGCCAACGTCATGCGCCCCTACTTGGAGAGCCTGACGTGA
- a CDS encoding phage tail protein, whose translation MAIDEDEAAHRVSPCRDLSGIGRYVNGNSGLPPHPSGSNQNRKVRQTPSLPTFDPGNILRIEEFTRPSWGEITNQVTVVYRDGATDKDGSVTVQDIAAVQLNGGVVATTVNYPGISRAELANRVAMRELKQLSSSLAKCTFVANRQASGLNIGDVVKLSWPPYGIDQMVMRVARIAYGELANGAVRVECVQDIFGLPQSVYSAPPPSGWTEPTSLPAPCPHQTLFEVPYWSVVKDFTGESQSLLGDIDDLDGLVAACGSRPSSDAFGFKALARVSGSFTEKGFGIFTPTALLTAMLPQSAAQVSVGLTSGIGLEEVDASGLAVIDGEWLKVVSLNLATQTVTLERGMLDTVPASHPAGSRIWFVDGFRHYLTPEYVAGETVRVKLLTRTARGTLPEAAATEMSLPLNKRFIRPYCPGNAQVNGKRYPTVVAGEINVSWATRNRQSQTAYLLLQTEGAITPEAGQTVTVRFYNENGSLRRTVSGIAGNGTTWPLAQELADSGLGRVNAHVKVEIEASRDGHVSWQKHVIEFDRTGYGLRYGDYYGGA comes from the coding sequence GTGGCGATTGACGAGGATGAAGCGGCTCATCGGGTCTCACCTTGTCGCGATCTATCCGGAATAGGCCGCTATGTTAACGGAAACAGCGGACTTCCGCCCCACCCATCCGGTTCGAACCAGAACCGGAAAGTCCGACAGACTCCTAGCCTGCCGACCTTCGATCCGGGCAACATCCTGCGCATCGAGGAGTTCACGCGGCCCTCCTGGGGCGAGATCACCAACCAGGTGACCGTCGTCTACCGCGACGGCGCCACGGACAAGGACGGCAGCGTCACAGTGCAGGACATCGCCGCCGTGCAGCTCAACGGCGGCGTGGTGGCGACCACGGTCAACTACCCCGGCATCAGCCGAGCGGAGCTGGCCAACCGGGTGGCCATGCGTGAGTTGAAGCAACTCTCCAGCAGCCTCGCCAAATGCACCTTCGTCGCCAACCGCCAGGCCTCCGGCCTCAACATCGGCGACGTGGTGAAGCTCTCCTGGCCGCCCTACGGCATCGACCAGATGGTGATGCGCGTCGCGCGCATCGCCTATGGGGAGCTGGCGAACGGGGCGGTGCGAGTGGAGTGCGTGCAGGATATCTTCGGCCTGCCGCAGTCGGTCTACTCGGCGCCGCCGCCCTCGGGCTGGACGGAGCCGACCAGCCTGCCGGCACCGTGCCCCCACCAGACCCTGTTCGAGGTGCCGTACTGGTCGGTGGTCAAGGACTTCACCGGCGAGTCCCAGAGCCTGCTCGGCGACATCGACGATCTCGACGGCCTGGTGGCGGCCTGCGGTTCGCGCCCCTCGTCGGACGCCTTCGGCTTCAAAGCGCTGGCCCGCGTCAGCGGCAGTTTCACCGAGAAGGGCTTCGGCATCTTCACGCCCACCGCGCTCCTCACCGCAATGCTGCCGCAGTCGGCCGCGCAGGTGAGTGTGGGGCTGACCTCCGGCATCGGCCTTGAGGAGGTGGACGCCTCCGGCCTGGCGGTGATCGACGGCGAATGGCTCAAGGTGGTGTCGCTCAACCTCGCGACCCAGACCGTCACCCTGGAGCGCGGGATGCTGGATACGGTGCCGGCAAGCCACCCCGCAGGCAGCCGCATCTGGTTCGTCGACGGCTTCCGCCACTACCTCACGCCCGAGTACGTCGCCGGCGAGACGGTGCGCGTGAAGCTCCTCACCCGCACGGCACGCGGCACGCTGCCCGAGGCGGCGGCCACGGAAATGAGCTTGCCGCTCAACAAGCGCTTCATCCGTCCCTACTGCCCCGGCAACGCCCAGGTCAACGGCAAGCGCTACCCGACGGTCGTGGCCGGCGAGATCAACGTGAGCTGGGCCACGCGCAACCGCCAGTCCCAGACCGCCTACCTCCTCCTGCAGACCGAGGGGGCGATCACGCCGGAGGCGGGCCAGACCGTCACCGTGCGCTTCTACAACGAGAACGGCTCGCTGCGCCGCACGGTGAGCGGCATCGCCGGCAACGGTACCACCTGGCCGCTGGCGCAGGAGCTCGCCGACTCCGGTCTTGGGCGCGTCAACGCGCACGTCAAGGTGGAGATCGAGGCGAGCCGCGACGGCCACGTGTCCTGGCAGAAACACGTCATCGAATTCGACCGTACCGGCTATGGCCTGCGTTACGGCGACTACTACGGAGGTGCCTGA
- the istB gene encoding IS21-like element helper ATPase IstB, translated as MIDDPLLHRAQALHLHGLVAHWAEVAGQPWVEALIGWEAQERQRRSLERRLQAAHIGSFKPVCDFDWSWPKRCDRAALEALMTLDFLKEAANVILIGPNGVGKSLWAQNLAHQALLLGATVLFTTAGQLLGELAALDSDSALRRRLRHYAAPDLLVIDEVGYLSYGNRHADLLFELVSRRYQAHSTLITTNRPFAEWGEVFPNAACVVSLIDRLIHNAEVIAIEGESYRLKEAKERSEQRAKRRRKKTEDNL; from the coding sequence ATGATCGATGATCCCTTGCTACACCGCGCCCAGGCGCTGCATCTCCACGGCCTGGTGGCTCACTGGGCGGAGGTCGCCGGGCAGCCCTGGGTCGAAGCGCTGATCGGCTGGGAGGCACAGGAACGCCAGCGCCGCAGCCTGGAACGGCGCCTGCAGGCCGCCCACATCGGCTCGTTCAAGCCGGTCTGCGACTTCGACTGGAGCTGGCCCAAACGCTGCGACCGCGCCGCCCTGGAAGCCCTGATGACCCTCGACTTCCTCAAAGAGGCCGCCAACGTGATCCTGATCGGCCCCAACGGCGTGGGCAAATCCCTGTGGGCGCAGAACCTCGCCCATCAGGCCCTGCTCCTGGGCGCCACCGTCTTGTTCACCACCGCCGGGCAACTGCTCGGCGAACTGGCTGCTCTCGACAGCGACTCCGCCCTGCGCCGCAGACTCCGCCACTACGCCGCCCCGGACCTGCTGGTGATCGACGAGGTCGGCTACCTCTCCTACGGCAACCGCCACGCCGATCTCTTGTTCGAGCTGGTCAGCCGCCGCTACCAGGCTCACAGCACCCTCATCACCACCAACCGCCCCTTCGCCGAATGGGGCGAGGTCTTCCCCAATGCCGCCTGCGTCGTCTCCCTCATCGACCGCCTGATCCACAACGCCGAGGTCATCGCCATCGAGGGTGAGTCCTACCGCCTCAAGGAGGCCAAAGAACGCTCCGAACAACGCGCCAAACGGCGCCGCAAGAAAACCGAGGACAACTTATGA